In Vicugna pacos chromosome 1, VicPac4, whole genome shotgun sequence, a single window of DNA contains:
- the LOC102536907 gene encoding olfactory receptor 5H2-like, which produces MEKENATLLTEFILTGLTYQPEWQIPLFLMFLVVYLITIVGNLGLIALICNDFHLHIPMYFFLGNLAFVDAWISSTVTPQLLVNFFAKSKMSLTECKIQFFSFAISVTTECFLLATMAYDRYVAICKPLLYPVIMTNRLCIRLLVLSFLGGLFHAILHNAFLFRLTFCNYNIIHHFYCDIVPLFKISCTDPSINFLMAFIFSGSIQVFTILIVLVSYTLVLFTVLKKKSVQGIRKAFSTCGAHLLSVFLYYGPLLFMYVRPGSAQADDQDMMDSLFYMVIIPLLNPIIYSLRNKKVTDSLAKMFKRNV; this is translated from the coding sequence ATGGAAAAGGAAAATGCAACATTGTTGACAGAATTTATTCTCACAGGACTTACATATCAACCAGAGTGGCAAATTCCTCTGTTTCTGATGTTCTTGGTGGTATATCTCATCACCATTGTGGGGAACCTTGGTCTGATTGCCCTCATCTGCAATGACTTTCATCTTCACatccccatgtacttcttccttggAAATTTGGCCTTTGTGGATGCTTGGATATCATCCACAGTGACCCCCCAGTTGCTGGTCAATTTCTTTGCCAAGAGCAAAATGTCTCTCACTGAATGCaagatacaatttttttcctttgcaatcAGTGTAACCACAGAATGTTTTTTGCTGGCAACAATGGCATATGATCGTTATGTGGCTATATGCAAACCATTACTTTATCCAGTGATTATGACCAATAGACTTTGCATCCGACTGTTAGTTTTGTCATTTTTAGGTGGTCTTTTTCATGCCATACTTCATAATGCTTTTTTATTCAGATTAACTTTCTGTAACTATAATATAATACATCACTTTTACTGTGACATTGTACCATTGTTTAAGATTTCCTGTACTGATCCTTCCATTAATTTTCTGATGGCTTTTATCTTCTCTGGGTCAATACAAGTGTTCACCATCCTTATTGTTCTTGTCTCTTATACACTTGTTCTCTTTACAGTCTTAAAAAAGAAGTCTGTACAAGGCATAAGGAAAGCCTTCTCCACCTGCGGAGCTCACCTCTTATCTGTCTTTTTATACTATGGGCCTCTTCTCTTCATGTATGTGCGCCCTGGATCTGCACAAGCAGATGATCAAGATATGATGGACTCTTTATTTTACATGGTCATAATTCCTTTGTTAAATCCAATTATCTACAGCTTGAGAAATAAGAAAGTCACAGATTCACTGGCAAAAATGTTTAAGAGAAATGTTTAG
- the LOC102544146 gene encoding olfactory receptor 5H2-like, translating to MKTKNATELTEFVLTGLTYQPGWQIPLFLMFLMIYLTTIVGNLGLIALICNDPQLHIPMYLFLGNLAFVDTWLSTTVTPKMLVNFFAKSTLISLSECKIQFFSFAICVTTECFLLATMAYDRYMAICKPLLYPMIMTNRLCIQLLALSFLGGLFHAILHNAFLFRLTFCDANTVHHFYCDIVPLLKISCTDPSINFLMVFIFAGLIQVFTILIVLVSYTLVLFTIFKRKSVQGIKKTFSTCGAHLLSVSLYYGPLLFMYVLPGSVQENNQDMMDSLFYTVIIPFLNPIIYSLRNKKVIDSLTKMLKRNA from the coding sequence atgaaaacaaaaaatgcaaCAGAGCTGACAGAGTTTGTTCTCACAGGACTTACGTATCAACCAGGGTGGCAAATCCCCCTGTTCCTGATGTTCTTGATGATATACCTCACCACCATCGTGGGAAACCTTGGTCTGATTGCTCTCATCTGCAATGACCCTCAACTTCACATCCCCATGTACTTATTTCTTGGGAACCTGGCTTTTGTGGATACTTGGTTATCAACCACAGTGACCCCCAAGATGCTAGTCAACTTCTTTGCTAAGAGCACACTGATATCACTCTCTGAATGCaagatacaatttttttcctttgcgaTCTGTGTAACCACAGAATGTTTTTTGCTGGCCACAATGGCATATGATCGCTACATGGCCATATGTAAACCATTACTTTATCCAATGATTATGACCAACAGACTATGCATCCAGCTGTTAGCTTTGTCATTTTTAGGTGGCCTTTTTCATGCCATACTTCATAATGCTTTTTTATTCAGATTGACCTTTTGCGATGCCAACACAGTTCATCACTTTTACTGTGACATTGTACCATTGCTTAAGATTTCCTGTACTGACCCTTCCATTAATTTCCTGATGGTATTCATTTTTGCTGGGTTAATACAGGTATTCACCATTCTCATTGTTCTTGTCTCTTATACACTAGTTCTCTTTACAATCTTTAAAAGAAAGTCTGTACAAGGCATAAAGAAAACCTTCTCCACCTGTGGAGCCCACCTCTTATCTGTCTCTCTATACTATGGCCCACTTCTCTTCATGTATGTGCTCCCTGGATCTGTACAAGAAAATAATCAAGATATGATGGACTCTCTCTTTTACACTGTCATAATTCCTTTCTTAAATCCAATTATTTACAGTTTGAGAAATAAGAAAGTCATAGATTCACTTACAAAGATGTTAAAGAGAAATGCTTAG
- the LOC102537149 gene encoding olfactory receptor 5H2-like isoform X2, translated as MEMKNATELTEFVLTGLTYQPGWQIPLFLMFLMIYLITIVGNLGLIALICNDPQLHIPMYLFLGNLAFVDSWLSSTVTPKMLVNTFTKNKMICLPECMVQFFSFAVSATTECFLLATMSYDRYVAICNPLLYPVIMTNRLCIRLLFSSFVGGVLHALIHTGFLFRLTFCNYNVIHHFYCDVMPLFKISCTDPSINVLMIFIFSGSIQVFSIFIVLVSYTLVLFTILKKKSVQGIRKAFSTCGAHLLSVSLSYGPLLFMYVRPGSTQADDQDMMDSLFYTVIIPFLNPIIYSLRNKKVIDSLTKMLKRNI; from the coding sequence atggaaatgaaaaatgcaacagaGCTGACAGAGTTTGTTCTCACAGGACTTACGTATCAACCAGGGTGGCAAATCCCCCTGTTCCTGATGTTCTTGATGATATACCTCATCACCATCGTGGGAAACCTTGGTCTGATTGCTCTCATCTGCAATGACCCTCAACTTCATATTCCGATGTACTTATTCCTTGGGAACCTGGCTTTTGTGGATAGTTGGTTATCATCCACAGTGACGCCCAAGATGCTGGTCAACACCTTCACCAAGAATAAGATGATCTGTCTCCCTGAATGCAtggtacaatttttttcctttgcagtcAGTGCAACAACAGAATGTTTTTTGCTGGCAACAATGTCATATGATCGATATGTAGCCATATGTAACCCGTTACTTTATCCAGTGATTATGACTAATAGACTATGTATACGGCTGTTATTCTCATCATTTGTAGGTGGTGTTCTTCATGCACTAATTCATACAGGTTTTTTATTCAGATTAACCTTCTGTAATTACAATGTAATACATCACTTTTACTGTGACGTCATGCCATTGTTTAAAATCTCTTGTACTGATCCTTCTATTAATGTtctgatgatttttattttttcggGTTCAATTCAGGTGTTCTCCATCTTCATTGTTCTTGTCTCTTACACACTAGTtctttttacaattttaaaaaagaagtctgtACAAGGCATAAGGaaggccttctccacctgtggAGCCCACCTCCTATCTGTCTCTTTATCCTATGGGCCTCTTCTCTTCATGTATGTGCGCCCTGGATCTACACAAGCAGATGATCAAGATATGATGGACTCTCTATTTTACACTGTCATAATTCCTTTCTTAAATCCAATTATCTACAGCTTGAGAAATAAGAAAGTCATAGATTCTCTGACAAAAATGttaaagagaaatatttag
- the LOC102537149 gene encoding olfactory receptor 5H2-like isoform X1, with amino-acid sequence MSNEEMEMKNATELTEFVLTGLTYQPGWQIPLFLMFLMIYLITIVGNLGLIALICNDPQLHIPMYLFLGNLAFVDSWLSSTVTPKMLVNTFTKNKMICLPECMVQFFSFAVSATTECFLLATMSYDRYVAICNPLLYPVIMTNRLCIRLLFSSFVGGVLHALIHTGFLFRLTFCNYNVIHHFYCDVMPLFKISCTDPSINVLMIFIFSGSIQVFSIFIVLVSYTLVLFTILKKKSVQGIRKAFSTCGAHLLSVSLSYGPLLFMYVRPGSTQADDQDMMDSLFYTVIIPFLNPIIYSLRNKKVIDSLTKMLKRNI; translated from the coding sequence gaaatggaaatgaaaaatgcaacagaGCTGACAGAGTTTGTTCTCACAGGACTTACGTATCAACCAGGGTGGCAAATCCCCCTGTTCCTGATGTTCTTGATGATATACCTCATCACCATCGTGGGAAACCTTGGTCTGATTGCTCTCATCTGCAATGACCCTCAACTTCATATTCCGATGTACTTATTCCTTGGGAACCTGGCTTTTGTGGATAGTTGGTTATCATCCACAGTGACGCCCAAGATGCTGGTCAACACCTTCACCAAGAATAAGATGATCTGTCTCCCTGAATGCAtggtacaatttttttcctttgcagtcAGTGCAACAACAGAATGTTTTTTGCTGGCAACAATGTCATATGATCGATATGTAGCCATATGTAACCCGTTACTTTATCCAGTGATTATGACTAATAGACTATGTATACGGCTGTTATTCTCATCATTTGTAGGTGGTGTTCTTCATGCACTAATTCATACAGGTTTTTTATTCAGATTAACCTTCTGTAATTACAATGTAATACATCACTTTTACTGTGACGTCATGCCATTGTTTAAAATCTCTTGTACTGATCCTTCTATTAATGTtctgatgatttttattttttcggGTTCAATTCAGGTGTTCTCCATCTTCATTGTTCTTGTCTCTTACACACTAGTtctttttacaattttaaaaaagaagtctgtACAAGGCATAAGGaaggccttctccacctgtggAGCCCACCTCCTATCTGTCTCTTTATCCTATGGGCCTCTTCTCTTCATGTATGTGCGCCCTGGATCTACACAAGCAGATGATCAAGATATGATGGACTCTCTATTTTACACTGTCATAATTCCTTTCTTAAATCCAATTATCTACAGCTTGAGAAATAAGAAAGTCATAGATTCTCTGACAAAAATGttaaagagaaatatttag